The Amblyraja radiata isolate CabotCenter1 chromosome 29, sAmbRad1.1.pri, whole genome shotgun sequence genomic interval TGCACATTGCTTCAATCGCTGTGGACTCATCGGCACCAAGTGCTCAGTTGTGTGTTTCCATGACAATACAAAACATGAAAAGTACTCCCTATATTGGCACATACTCAAGTCACTTTATTGCATTTTGCTGGCACCAGCATGCCAGGGTTATCAAAGTTAATGCTTTAAGTGGAAATTTTTCCAACCCGCATTTCAAACTCTGAACAAGTACAAGCCCTTTTTGGGAGAACTGCTCTTTCAAAAAACAGGATGAAGAATTGCAGTAGGTTCTCAAATGACTTCAGTTATGCCCTTGAATTAATTTAAACTCAGTCTAATTCATGGTGCAGTAACAAAGACACTCACAGAAAAGTTTGGCAACATGTTTATCCACATACATAATAACCATGCACAATCAAGTGACAATACATATTTACAAAATGGTTGTACTTAACAGAATACAGGGCCTATTAATGCCGTGGAAGTAATGGTGTCCTCCAAATCAGTAAGAATCATTTGTTCCAATGTGTCAGTCACAGGCAACTTTCTCTCAGGCTGGGGATAAAGGTAAGGGGCAATGGGGAGGTGGTATTGAAATGGCCAGCATTCACCACACTGGTGACATTTTAATGTCCGGAAACACCACCATGGTAGTCCTTTAAGGGAAGTCGCCTTAATAATATGCAATGCCATTGCAAACAGCACTGCTAGGGAATCAATATGGTCAATCGAGTATTCTTTTTAGATACAACCGAAGACAAACCAAAAATCAACCAAATATGAAAGATGTGCATGATTTGAAACTCCAAATCCAACTGGAAACTGCTTTCTTCGCAAACAAGAAACTTCTCATTCAATCCCAATGTCAACAAGTTTAATTTCTCCACACTTGACCAGGCAATGCAAGCTGGGATTGGTGACAGGCTTTGTGGATATTTACATGCTTCAGGAATGTCAGTTTTTAATGTACTCCGCTACTAACTAATCAGGACAAAGCAGCACTCAAGGTTGTGTAGCTACATTAAGATGCAGCAGATAGACtacaattttgttataattaatAGATCTCGTTACCAATAGTTGTATGGAATAGGAAAAGAGTTTTCCTTTGTGAAGATTCAAAGCAGAAGATATAAATACTTTGACAGGATATAAAGGCCTCCATAGCTATAAAAAAAGTGTTCCACAGTTTGAACATGTCTGGATCTTTTGATACCGAAACTCTCAATGACAGAAGCATAAATATGCGCAAGCTCAAACTTGCAAAAGAAATATGTAAAAGGGGCATGTGTTTCTTTtatcttaaaaaaaaatatgtacaTAAAGTATTGCTCAACATAGTCTTGAATGTTTTCATAATTACAAGCAAAGAATAGATGCACATGCAATGTAGTCACATTAAAAGGGATATTCTGTCTGCAAAAAGGAATGTGAATTCTACGGTTATAACTTTTGGACAGGATTTCATCAATCACAGGACAAGACAGAAGCAATTACAACACTGCAATGCACAGCCAAGAAAGAGTTGGGATTTGGGGAGGGACATAGCTTAAGCAAGTCACATATTCTGGCAACACTGCAGTTTATTAGATTTCTGCCCATCAGTTGTTGGTGGTACACTGATATCTACGACGTTGTTACCAGGCGATTCATCGTGAGCCGATCGATCAGAAATCTGCTTCTGTGAAACTATGCGGTAAATTTCTGGCGTAAAAAAGAGAAAAGGTAACTTTATAATCAAGATATTTAGTTGAAGTCAAAAGTTGAAGTACTTATTTTCTTAGTCATAATCTGCTCTTGATATCTCAAGCCTTAAGAGATTTACTTTGCTGAAATTTAGAGAAAACACAAATGCAACTAAATACATAGATCCGCATAGAAATGTATACCTGTCGAGTCCATGTAACATACCCTAGTTATAAAACTCTGCCCTTTCTACCATACAATTGCTGTGAAAAGCAAAGAATAAACCTCAGTCACATGTGAGCAAAGCCCCATTTTATTGAAGCGCTTTTCCCACAAATATAATTGTCTTATGATACATGTAGATTTTAATTAATTATATCTATAGGGCTAATGTTACAATTTGTATTCTTTGGTGTAGAACATGGCAGAGGTTCATTGTGCAGTAAGCCGTGCTTAGAACTAGAATAAAACGAAGGCAGATACAGTTTGAATTGGGACACGATTTGTAACCTAAAGGAGTGGGGTACGTGTCGGGGGCAAGATATGGTATTGtagagactcacacacacacaaatacttcTCTTGAACTCTTGGACAGACCAAATTACTATGAGTTGAAGTTTTTTACTGAAGAGTGAATTGTAGTAAAGTAGGGAGAGTCAGGAAATCTGCATAATTAGACAAAATGCAAGATATTTTGTATTCATTTAGTGCTATCATTGTTCTATAGTTAATGAGTGAACGCTGAGCCATTACAAGTATAGCTCAGAGAACTTTGAATTTATTTTACTTTAGCTTGTGGAAATGTGATGGAAATCTAAAATGATACTGCCAAGAACAGCAGGCCAAGGTTTAAAGAGGCTTATTATATTACCTGTAAGAATATTTTTAAATGCTTCCTCTACATTTGTTGAATCCAGTGCAGATGTTTCAATAAAAGAAAGATTGTTCttctctaaaaaaaaaaagaaatatttattttgtgaCCAACAGACAGAGAATTTTCAATGGTAGATTTGGAGCAGCAATTTGGACATCCTTGGGTGATTTTCATTAAAATTCTCTAAATAAACCTTTCAGCTTGTTGTACccaatctaataataataataataataatagccagTCCTCAACTTTGTCATTCATAACACCTCAATTCCTCATttcgaaattcctcgtatgttgcaaaacatacttggcgaataaaatctgattatgattccgATTCTGAAGTCACTGCCTAGTCTCTTAAAATAATTTAAGAAATCAGCTTTCACTACTGTTTATGTCACCCGATAGAAATCTAGGAAAGCATATACATTTTGAAATAGCTTCAGCTGCATATTAACGGATTTTTTAATTTAAGGAGCCTCTGCataacttctccgtggattgccaCCTTGACATGGTGGAGAAGTTTGAGTggacctgagagcgatgccatctggagctatgctcctggtagggtcatccatggtggtaaggttgagggggaggtctctgacaaagatcaatccaaccaagacctcaacggtggaacaggcagaagatgatggctgaccttagtggagcgcacaacggctgggaaggcggatgaaggctgcagcagaaaagatcTGTCAAGGAtcctggggtggctgtctgtgcaccattctccccacattaaacaaagtcacgcacaggcgtcctccatatagggaatagcaccctggagacacccatgatcagccatgactgaagggggccaAAGAAGAAGCATAACTTCACTTTTCAAAACGGTTTCACAGCAGACTGATAATGTTCCATTCTAGCCTCCCACACATTTTACATCTCCACTGAACATCTGCCAATTCTCCCCATTTTTAATCGTCACCTTGATGCCCAATATTCTCATCCTTACTTATAAACTTGCCCTGTTTTATATCACCCGCAAACACTTAACTTCAGCCAGCTCCTGACAGAGACAATGTCATGATGAGCATTACTTTAATCTGAACTGCAGCTCAAGATAAACTAGCCTAACTCACCAGCACGACATTACATTTGAAAAAGACTACCATAAACTGACACTAATATCTAAAGATCATGGGCATTCAGGAGACCAAGGTTAGAGCAATCATTATAACAATCATGCTGTGTGGAAAAGGTGTTTTAAAACTTGAATTAACATGTTGCTAGCAACTAGATCAACACAGTATAGAAATGTGGTGTTTAACCATTTTTGTAATACTATTTAAAATCAAAATACCTTATCCTAATGGAATCCTTAATTGTACATCAGAGATTCTATTGTGCATTGTGCAAAACAGCATTGTGAATGCTGAATGATTCAAAAATCATACCTAAAGTTGTAAATGCGCTCTGTAAATGCTGAATAAATCCCAGGGATCTAATCAGTGATTAGTGGTTCTTTTTGAAACTACACTAGCtggctgtgcattaattgccactTTATTATTCTATTCATAAAAATTTAAGTTACACTATCAAACAGATGCTAAATTGTTAATGGATTAGCATTAGAAATTGAACAATgatattgctttaaaaaaaataaatcattagCTATCATTGGGTCTCGATTGTTGAGCCCCCTTTCTCCCATGAAGACAAATTGACACTGGAATACAACTCCAGAAATGTTGGTTCTGCATTGGCACAGCAACAtagtgtacagtgcattcagaaaatattcaggccccttcactttttccacattttgttacgttacagccttattttaaaatggatcaaattctttttttttttaatcatcaatccacATACAATacttcagaatgaagaagcaaaaacaagtgttaaaaataaaaattgaaatatcacatttacataagtattcagaccttttgctAAAACACTCAAAATTGTCTTTAGACCTCCAAGAcaagattgtgtcgagacacagatctggggaagggtataaaacaatttctgcagcattgcaggtccggaAGAAcatagtggcctccgtcattcttaaatggaagaactttggaatcaccaggactcttcatagagctggtcgcctggtcaaactgagcaatcgggggagaagggccttggtcagggaggtgaccaagaacccgatggtcactctgacagagctccagagttactctatggagatgggagaaccttccagaaggacaaataTACCTGCAGCACTCcatcaatcaggcctttatggtacagTGGCCACTCGgaagccattcctcagtaaaaggcacatgacagcacgcttggagtttgccaaaaggcacctaaaggactctcagaccatgagaaacaagattctctggtctgattaaaccaagattgaactctttggcctaaatgctaagcgtcacgtctggaggaaaccaggcaccactcatcacctggccaataccatacccacAGTAAAGCAAGGCGGTGGCAGCATCAtgttgtggggatgtttttcagcagcaggaactggaagactcgtcaggattgagggaaagatgaacggagcaaagtacagagggaTCCTCGATGAAAacgtgctccagagcgttctggacctcagacttaggtggaggttcaccttccaacaggacaacgaccctaagcacacagccaagacacgcaggagtggcttcgtgacaatcgaacatctctggagggacctgaaaatagctgtgcatcaacgctccccatccaacctgacagagcttgagaggatctgcagggaagaatgggagaaattacccaaatacagatgtGCCAAGCTTGTGGCGTCATACCCAaggagacttgaggctgtaatctctGCCAAAGGTGTATCAACAAAgtgctgagtaaagggtctgaatacttatgaaaatgtgatatttctaaacacctgtttttgcttttttattatggggtattgtgtgtagattgatgatttaaaaaaactgaatttaatcaattttagagtaAGGCaggaacgtaacaaaatgtggaaaaagtctgaatactttctgaatgcgctGTAAGTTCTTCAAGCATctcttctgcctgacccgctgagttactccagcattttgtgtctttggcataaaccaaccTCAGCAGTTCTGTGTCATTACCCAGCTGCGGCAGCTTACTTCACCTTGAAAACATTCATCCATGTAGGCATCATTGGACAAAGATGATGAACCCAGATTCTATTATTTTAACCTCTGGGCAAGAAGTGGCATCGTATTTCAGTGTTAACCTACTACAATGAACTTAAAATTATCCTCCCAAATTCATAATTAATGTACTTTGAATTAAATAAAACACATCACATAAATAGCAAAGCGTGTTATGGTCATGTCTGACACCTACCTGCAAAGGCCCGTGCCTCATCCGTGGGCACAGCTCGGAGATGACGTAGGTCGCTCTTGTTCCCAACCAGCATGATGACAATATTGTTGTCAGCATGGTCACGTAATTCCTTCAACCACCGCTCGACATTCTCGTACGTTAGATGTTTGGCAATATCGTACACCAACAGGGCACCTACAGCTCCACGGTAGTACctgagaacacacacacacgcaccccagATAGTATCAGTCATTTATGCTCACCCGATGTAGACAGCACCCTTGCATTCTGTGGCATATGGTGAATTCTATGTGTAGTCAGCATCGATGATAAGAAAGCTCTTGTTGATGAGACTCATTGATGGTGGTATGATGGACACAGGAGGGTGCATGGAAAAGTAGGAaagagaaactgttcttgaagttTGCACTTAGGTTTGATGCAGGTCATATTCAAGAGAGAAGTCACAGACGCCAAGCAACTTTTCCGTGGTGCAAAAAACAGCTTTAGCAATGTTAGTCAAATCCTTTCCCATTTGTCTATCAACTTGCACTTAATTCTGGGGATGACCAAAGGttctaaatttggtcaaaaacaaTTTAAAGGCTTATGCAAGATTAAGGAATATGAAATCAGACAAGGCCTTTGAAAAATAAAGCAAACAGGAAAAAACTCAAGTAGAccattagaagggccaaaaggggccaTAAAATGTTATTGGCATGTCAGATGAAATAAATTCTGGCTAAAGGTCTGAGACCAGTGATGTTTTGCAGAACCAAATATATCttagatgtaaatgtagatgagtTGGCCAGCAAGTTAGCAGACAtaaaaactggaggaattgtggtCATTGAGGAAAGCTGTCATATCAGGATCTATATATCAATCCCACAGATCCCTGAAAACACGAGTAAAGTGGCAAAGGTGCAAATGGTAAAACTACGCTTTGGAATTTAAGAGCCTGGAAGTCATGCTGCaagaaactttggttaggcccccTTTGGAGCATTGAGTGCagatctggtcaccccattatggaaaggatgtgcaggttttggagagggtgtagaagaggtttatcagaatgttgtTTGAATTGGTGGATAATGACTATAAAAAGAGGTTGAACAAATGATTTGTATTTCCATCAGCTTTCTAAATAACACATTTGGTGGCTAACAAAATCATTTACTAATTCTTGATAGAGGCAAGTATATCAGTCAGACCTTGACTGATCCATTATTTCTCAGTACCAGAAAATTATACACACCTCAACCTGTTCTTAAAATGTGCATGCAGTCTGGTTACTTTATAATTGCTATTAATTAGCTATATTTAGAAATGAAATGCTTACGCTGAAGTGATAGCACGGTATCGCTCCTGCCCTGCCGTGTCCCAGATCTGTGCTTTAATTGTCTTTGCATCTACCTGGATACTCCTGGTGGCAAACTCCACTCCAATGGTGCTTTTACTTTCCAGATTAAACTCATTACGTGTGAACCTTGACAAGAGGTTGCTCTTTCCAACCCCAGAATCACCAATCAACACaactggaagagagagagagagagcatattAAACATTTAGCTGCTGTATTCAGTAAGGAAAAGGCTATTCGTCCCAGTATGTTACACATCCTGACATGTTGAATTTTCTTTCACTCAGTATTTGTCCCGAATCCAAAATGGTGAAGCCTGCAAATCACATTTAAGCAAGCAGTTAAGGGCAAGAGTGACTGAGCAATATCTTCACTGCTTCTGACATTACGGTCATGTATTCACACTTCCCAACCAAAATGTTTGCTGAAGTTTAAAGacgattgcctccacagatgctgcctgacctgccaggtTCCTCCATGGTTTTGATGTTGCTCAGAATAGAACATCTGCAGTCTGTTGTCTCCATAAATCAAAACATTCTTACAACCAggtctgtacagcatggaaacaggccgttcagcccaccttgtccatgccaaccaagttttcCATACTGGACTAGTACCTCTtgcctggatttggcccatatccctcgaaactctTCCTATCCACATAACTCTACAAATGTtgattaaaagtcataattgcatTCATTACTATatattcctctggcagctcattccaaatacggACCACCATCCGAGAGAAAAGGTTGCCTGCGGCCCCCCTTAACTCTCACCTTAAGCCCACGCCTTCTAGTttttgaatcctctaccctgggaaaaatactgATCTTTCAATCTATCCATGCCCTTCATGATCTGGTATATCTCAAAATGTAACCCAGTCAGCCTCTATGCGCCAAGGAAAAATATCCGTGCTTATCCAACCTACCCCCAATACTTAAGTCTACAATCCCAAGGAACATACTCTTATCTCCGAATAGTGAATgccccctttccaacttaatgacattcttcctacagctgggtgaccagaactgcaaacaGTACTTCAAGTGTGATCCCACAACAACTGGTACAGCTGCATCCTGACGTCGCCATTTTTGTTCGCAATCCCCTTCCCAatgattgtaggaaggaactgcagatgctggtttaaaccgaagatagacacaacatgctggaataactcagcgggacaggcagcatctctgaatagaaggaatgggtgacgtttcgggtcgagacccttcttcagactgaagtctaaacgtcacgcattccttctatccagagatgctgcctgtcccactgagttactccagcagtttgtgtcaccCTTCTCAATGAATTGTACCAAATGTTTTCACCACACTGtccactgactcaccactcttgtgattgaggtagtgcagcgtaggttcacgagattgatccctgagatggcgggactgtcatatgaggaaagattgaaaagactaggcttgtattcactggagtttagaaggatgaggggatatcttatagaaacatataaaattataaaaggactggacaagctagatgcattaaaaatgttcccaatgttgggaactgtggcccagaaccaggggccacagtcttagaataaaggggaggccatttaagaccgaggtgagaaaaaactttttcacccagagaattgtgaatttgtgggattccctgccacagagggcagtggaggccaaatcactggatggatttaagagagagttagatggagctccaagggctagtggaatcaagggatatggggagaagggaggcacgggttattgattggggtcgatcagccatgatcataatgaatggcggtgctgcctcgaagggccaaatggcttcctcctccatctattttctatgtctacgtCTAAAAAGATTGTAAAAGTCAACAATATCAATGCttctcatttttatacatttcttgAAGGTCTCCCCTCAAACACTAGtgctccagataaaacaatccaagtctgtccagcctctcctgaaaccaggcatcattctgataagcctcttctgcaccctctccaaagcctgacaccttatactcaatgccctgaccaatgaaggcaagtataccatacaCTTTCTTTACCACACTATGCCACGGGTATAGATTATTAATGTATATAGCAAACAGCTGGTAACAGGCCAATCAGAAAACAACCTGCCAATCAGACAAATACCCCCTCcactccttcctccaagccaaaATTTGAAACCAATTGACTGATAAGGCTCACAGGGCTGTAGTACCCTGGCTTATTgttgctgcccttcttaaataacagTACATTAGCCACCCTTCTGTCTGTCTGAACTTCACCCGAGGCCAAAGGTAGGAAAATATCTCTGCAGAACAATCTTATACATAACTAGTTTTAATTAATAGTATGGATCTTTGtttattccacatcctcaaaaattgaAATATGAAATGCTTTACAAATTAACATTCAACATttgcaactttttccacagagggtggtaggtacagTATAtacaacgagctgccagaggagctgtttgaggcaggtactataacaacatttaaaagacatttggacaggtacatgaataggaaaagtttagagtaaGTGGGGAATTCTTGGTcgccatgggccaaagggcctatttcagtgctgtatgactatgactgaagTCATTTTTGAATGGGGTATGAAAATGTAGTCCAGCACAATACTGATGAGGTCAttgatgtattcagaacaaggaaAACAGGATATAGCCTGCAATAGTCTGGATTGTGGCAAAAATTAATGTGCActtaataaaaataaacatataaTGCAGCAGAAAACCTAAAGTTATGCAAAGTTTACAATTACTAGTCTAATCTGTATAGTTTGCTAGAAATGCCTCCACATTTGAAGttaaatatgatttcaataatgaAGTTTTACTGATCAATATTTAGTGTATATTTATAATCAAAACTACATACTGGTTTTAGCACAGCACAAAATCATACTATTATgacaagtgtttaagaaagaactgcagatgctggaaaaatcaaaggtagacaaaaatgctggagaa includes:
- the LOC116989585 gene encoding ras-related protein Rab-11B is translated as MGTRDDEYDYLFKVVLIGDSGVGKSNLLSRFTRNEFNLESKSTIGVEFATRSIQVDAKTIKAQIWDTAGQERYRAITSAYYRGAVGALLVYDIAKHLTYENVERWLKELRDHADNNIVIMLVGNKSDLRHLRAVPTDEARAFAEKNNLSFIETSALDSTNVEEAFKNILTEIYRIVSQKQISDRSAHDESPGNNVVDISVPPTTDGQKSNKLQCCQNM